A genomic stretch from Aedes albopictus strain Foshan chromosome 2, AalbF5, whole genome shotgun sequence includes:
- the LOC109427832 gene encoding uncharacterized protein LOC109427832: protein MAKIRNVFKKHLIPNLESKCRLCLSDKAIVQSIFECDSKETTDTLVDKIFECTAIMLSKDFDFPSPICEDCALKLDEFLLFRAKCLRSNEIYRFNKLHKSRLFSGGGGLKPPSSTNGNDPTANQDDHMDRKPPDNEDDEQSVEPKEDQAEKDVIVTSSSSDGGNVTVISNTELPGSLCIPVKDVEGDRPAELNGNHPESGDTDGGKSTDISVVDDTEATTMSEPLPAKILRSPKMITNAIEGMRFPLETVEELDCLERRIRTCTVTREKFITLLKSLKTHDTSLSDTYQRLFTDALMIHYNYDGISPKYNKRPLKSLSIFTDCMPAAWSDHMDGNMVREAIIEAVKKSHNRYNQCSHRKRARQV from the exons ATGGCCAAGATCAGAAATGTGTTCAA aaaacatCTCATTCCGAACCTGGAGAGCAAGTGTCGACTGTGCCTCTCGGACAAGGCGATTGTCCAGTCTATCTTCGAATGCGACAGCAAGGAAACGACCGATACCCTCGTGGATAAAATTTTCGAGTGCACTGCAATTATG CTTTCCAAGGATTTTGACTTTCCGTCGCCCATTTGCGAGGATTGCGCGCTCAAGTTGGACGAATTTCTACTGTTCAGAGCAAAGTGTTTGCGTAGCAACGAGATTTATAGGTTCAACAAGTTGCACAAATCAAGACTTTTCAGCGGAGGCGGTGGACTGAAACCGCCGAGTAGTACCAATGGCAATGATCCGACGGCGAATCAGGACGATCACATGGATCGAAAACCTCCCGACAACGAAGACGACGAGCAATCAGTAGAACCCAAGGAGGACCAAGCGGAAAAAGATGTGATAGTCACTAGCAGTAGCAGTGATGGAGGTAACGTTACTGTGATTAGTAACACTGAACTGCCAGGGAGTTTGTGCATTCCCGTTAAAGACGTTGAAGGCGATCGGCCAGCCGAATTGaatggaaaccacccggagagtGGTGATACTGACGGTGGCAAATCAACGGATATATCGGTTGTAGACGACACGGAAG CTACCACAATGAGTGAACCGCTGCCGGCAAAGATTTTACGTAGTCCCAAAATGATAACGAACGCTATTGAGGGTATGCGGTTTCCGCTGGAAACGGTGGAAGAGCTAGACTGCCTAGAACGTCGCATCCGGACGTGTACCGTCACCAGAGAAAAATTT ATTACACTGCTGAAATCGCTGAAAACGCACGATACCTCACTGAGCGATACATATCAACGTCTGTTCACCGACGCGCTTATGATTCATTACAATTACGACGGCATCTCCCCCAAGTACAACAAACGGCCGCTGAAGAGTCTTTCCATTTTCACCGACTGCATGCCAG CTGCCTGGAGTGACCACATGGATGGCAATATGGTACGCGAAGCAATAATCGAGGCTGTGAAAAAATCTCACAACCGTTACAATCAATGCAGTCACCGCAAA CGAGCAAGGCAAGTATAA
- the LOC109428246 gene encoding uncharacterized protein LOC109428246, with amino-acid sequence MIPSVVPPLKYKWTKAYLLRPIDNIISHPDALRKRPFRPSYESHGAPCMLCLLQYDYFRIWKCEHSKFQACKCTRAKAPKKKFSPYRKKPIRGTYCGGACGQQLSQKPRFIMKKFRSVPGRVDCHRCQPCQPMAIAGSGC; translated from the exons atgattccaagCGTTGTTCCCCCTCTCAAGTACAAATGGACCAAAGCATATCTGTTACGTCCCATCGATAACATTATATCGCATCCTGATGCGCTGCGTAAACGTCCATTCAGACCCTCATATGAGTCG CACGGAGCTCCCTGTATGCTGTGTTTACTGCAATATGACTACTTTCGTATCTGGAAATGCGAACATTCCAAATTTCAAGCCTGCAAATGCACCAGAGCTAAAGCACCGAAGAAGAAATTTTCGCCCTACCGTAAGAAACCGATCCGAGGGACGTACTGCGGGGGAGCATGTGGTCAGCAGCTTTCGCAAAAGCCGCGCTTTATTATGAAGAAGTTCCGATCGGTTCCCGGCAGGGTGGATTGCCACCGCTGTCAGCCCTGTCAACCGATGGCCATTGCTGGATCAGGATGTTAA
- the LOC109427810 gene encoding zinc finger protein 391-like, translating into MEARCRLCFEERSELERIFPDNEDEDDVDWESQVAIKIFKCTSLQLPVDDDDLTAQICKPCMAKLDEFFQFRVTCRKNNLQYCKKKRKAPTSGNANDSVEECRNEQQDNEDISLDKLDETLLRALEGKDVSMDGSPFDNTFASEVKPEDLLKISLGFNEDQSMSADEPVSSSSARCNECGGEFSSAFELNQHIPFCASRSKPDGFNLQISNVVGRVDLNCYICHKMFSTMQELKYHESMHSNTNSMKCNFCLQTFTCSRTLKFHMDQHKMKNTLPDGRFKCDLCDATFKLYGNLIIHRRSHTGERPYACNICGRAFSTSSNMKTHMNVVHSQDRPYKCQQCYKSFNSEARLRSHAETHSYPLAGMSMGSSSGESAAGPAIGGELSSTCKICNKTFSHPSYLTIHYRVHTGERPYQCKFCSSAFATSGNLKVHMRIHATLKVRPYKCNMCTKSFLHASNLSVHKKTQHY; encoded by the exons ATGGAGGCGCGCTGCAGATTGTGCTTTGAAGAGCGCTCGGAGTTGGAACGTATATTCCCGGACAATGAAGACGAAGATGATGTAGATTGGGAATCTCAGGTGGcaataaaaattttcaaatgtACCTCACTTCAG TTGCCAGTTGACGATGATGATTTGACCGCCCAAATTTGCAAACCATGCATGGCCAAGCTGGACGAATTCTTCCAGTTTCGAGTGACTTGTCGTAAAAATAACTTACAGTATTGCAAGAAGAAACGAAAAGCGCCGACGTCGGGTAATGCAAATGACTCGGTCGAAGAGTGTAGGAATGAGCAGCAGGACAATGAGGATATTAGTCTGGATAAGTTGGACGAAACTCTGCTTCGAGCACTGGAAGGCAAAGATGTATCGATGGATGGATCTCCATTCGATAACACGTTTGCCAGTGAGGTAAAACCGGAAGATTTGCTCAAGATTAGCCTGGGATTCAATGAAGATCAGTCGATGTCAGCGGATGAGCCTGTTAGCTCAAGCTCTGCGCGATGTAACGAATGTGGAGGAGAATTTTCGTCAGCATTTGAACTCAACCAGCACATACCTTTCTGTGCTTCCCGATCCAAGCCTGATGGCTTCAATTTGCAAATCTCAAACGTTGTTGGACGAGTCGACCTTAATTGCTACATTTGCCACAAAATGTTCTCCACCATGCAAGAACTCAAATACCATGAATCCATGCATTCCAATACGAATTCAATGAAGTGCAATTTCTGTCTTCAAACATTCACCTGCTCTCGTACTCTCAAGTTCCATATGGACCAACACAAGATGAAGAACACCCTACCGGACGGTCGATTCAAGTGCGATCTCTGCGATGCGACTTTCAAACTCTATGGAAACCTGATTATCCATCGTAGAAGTCACACGGGAGAAAGACCTTACGCGTGCAACATCTGCGGCAGAGCGTTCTCCACTTCCAGTAATATGAAAACCCACATGAACGTCGTGCACTCGCAGGATCGGCCGTACAAGTGTCAGCAGTGCTACAAAAGTTTCAACTCGGAGGCTCGCCTTCGATCCCATGCGGAAACACATTCGTATCCGCTGGCGGGAATGTCGATGGGAAGCAGTTCGGGAGAGTCAGCAGCAGGACCTGCTATTGGTGGCGAACTGTCCAGCACGTGTAAGATTTGCAACAAAACCTTCAGCCATCCGTCGTATTTGACCATTCACTACCGGGTGCATACCGGCGAACGACCTTACCAGTGCAAGTTCTGTTCCAGCGCGTTTGCCACCAGCGGAAACCTGAAAGTTCACATGAGAATTCATGCCACGCTAAAAGTTCGGCCCTATAAATGCAATATGTGTACGAAGTCTTTCCTTCATGCTAGCAATCTGTCGGTTCATAAGAAAACACAACACTATTAG